From Cucumis melo cultivar AY chromosome 1, USDA_Cmelo_AY_1.0, whole genome shotgun sequence, a single genomic window includes:
- the LOC103500672 gene encoding oligouridylate-binding protein 1B-like — translation MQHQRLKQQQQQALMQQALLQQQSLYHPGLLAHPQLEPIPSGNLPPGFDPSTCRSVYVGNVHTQVTEPLLQEVFGSTGLVESCKLVRKEKSSYGFIHYFDRRSAAMAILSLNGRHLFGQPIKVNWAYASGQREDTSGHFNIFVGDLSPEVTDSTLFACFSVFSSCSDARVMWDQKTGRSRGFGFVSFRNQQDAQSAINDLTGKWLGSRQIRCNWATKGAGSNDDKQSSDVKSIAELTNGSSEDGKETVSSDAPENNPQYTTVYVGNLAPEATQVDLHRHFHSLGAGVIEEVRIQRDKGFGFVRYSTHAEAALAIQMGNTQSFLCGKQIKCSWGSKPTPPGTISNPLPPPAAAPMGLSTSDLLAYERQLAMSKMGGVHALMHPQAPHPLKQAAMGMGAAGSSQAIYDGGFQNVAAAQQLMYYQ, via the exons ATGCAACATCAGAGATTgaagcaacaacaacaacaagctTTGATGCAGCAAGCTTTGCTTCAGCAACAGTCCCTTTACCATCCTGGTCTCTTAGCTCATCCTCAG CTTGAACCGATTCCAAGTGGGAACTTACCACCGGGTTTCGATCCAAGTACTTGCCGCAGTGT GTACGTGGGAAATGTACATACGCAGGTAACAGAACCACTTCTTCAAGAGGTTTTCGGAAGCACAGGCCTTGTTGAAAGCTGCAAGCTTGTCAGAAAGGAGAAG TCATCCTATGGATTTATTCACTATTTTGATCGCAGATCGGCTGCTATGGCCATTCTTTCACTTAATGGAAGGCATTT GTTTGGGCAGCCTATCAAAGTAAATTGGGCTTATGCTAGTGGTCAGAGGGAGGACACATCAG GTCATTTCAACATCTTTGTGGGGGATCTTAGCCCTGAAGTTACCGATTCTACTTTGTTTGCATGCTTTTCTGTTTTCTCTAGCTGTTC TGATGCCAGAGTTATGTGGGATCAGAAGACTGGGCGGTCCAGGGGATttggttttgtttcttttcgCAACCAGCAG GATGCTCAAAGTGCGATAAACGACCTGACTG GTAAGTGGCTTGGAAGTAGACAGATTCGTTGCAACTGGGCAACAAAGGGTGCTGGATCCAATGATGACAAGCAGAGCTCAGATGTGAAAAGCATTGCAGAACTTACAAATGGATCATCTG AAGATGGTAAAGAAACTGTTAGTAGTGATGCCCCGGAGAACAATCCTCAGTACACTACTGTTTATGTTGGCAATCTTGCTCCGGAG GCCACACAGGTTGATCTTCATCGCCATTTTCATTCTCTTGGGGCTGGTGTGATTGAGGAGGTCCGCATCCAGCGTGATAAGGGCTTTGGTTTTGTTAGATACAGCACTCATGCCGAGGCAGCTTTGGCTATTCAGATGGGGAATACTCAGTCATTTCTTTGTGGCAAACAGATTAAG TGCTCTTGGGGAAGCAAGCCAACCCCACCTGGAACTATCTCCAACCCGCTTCCTCCGCCTGCAGCAGCTCCGATGGGACTCTCCACAAGTGATCTGTTAGCGTATGAGCGGCAACTGGCGATGAGCAAGATGGGGGGCGTCCACGCCCTTATGCACCCTCAAGCACCACATCCTTTAAAGCAGGCAGCCATGGGGATGGGTGCTGCTGGGTCAAGTCAGGCCATCTATGATGGTGGGTTTCAGAATGTTGCGGCAGCTCAGCAGCTCATGTATTATCAGTGA
- the LOC103500674 gene encoding jasmonate ZIM domain-containing protein 1-like, translating into MSNTSDAGGGGRLSDRQQLAKRLEKSNFAQTCNLLSQFLKEKRTLVDLSSDMAPRKKARDELEKAKPPPPPPSLPLPPSTTNTDNSSDASRQQKDGLPKFVGFPSSGFSNNAINKSEFRKPATPEPTTAQMTIFYAGKVLVYDDFPNERAKEIMALADKGSRGSTTTAAAPPAAVAPNRLFSALEKPNSNSPTGEPNVVSKTPAPVKPAPEQQLKPQTEVKKSSDLPIARRASLHRFLEKRKDRAVIRAPYQVNQQPEPASKASGSSSANEPESVPMPVPELVPEAEAEEGFPRHLDLNL; encoded by the exons ATGTCGAATACATCGGACGCCGGCGGAGGGGGGAGACTTTCCGACCGACAGCAGCTGGCGAAGCGGCTGGAGAAATCGAATTTTGCTCAGACCTGTAACCTGTTGAGCCAGTTCTTGAAAGAGAAACGAACTCTCGTTGATTTGAGCTCCGATATGGCTCCCAGGAAGAAGGCGAGAG ATGAACTCGAGAAGGCcaagccgccgccgccgccaccgTCGTTGCCTCTACCGCCTTCGACCACGAATACGGACAATTCTTCCGACGCTTCACGGCAGCAGAAGGATGGTCTGCCGAAGTTCGTTGGATTTCCTTCGTCGGGATTCTCCAATAACGCCATCAATAAGAGCGAGTTTAG GAAACCAGCCACGCCGGAGCCTACAACCGCTCAAATGACCATTTTCTACGCCGGAAAAGTTTTGGTGTATGATGATTTTCCCAACGAGAGGGCCAAGGAGATCATGGCCTTAGCCGATAAAGGAAGCCGCGGCTCCACCACCACCGCCGCCGCTCCTCCAGCTGCCGTCGCCCCCAACAGATTATTTTCTGCTTTGGAAAAGCCTAACAGCAATTCTCCCACCGGCGAGCCAAATGTGGTGTCCAAAACTCCGGCCCCGGTGAAGCCGGCTCCGGAGCAGCAACTGAAACCGCAAACGGAAGTAAAAAAGTCATCTG ATTTGCCTATCGCTAGGAGGGCTTCCCTTCACCGATTTCTTGAGAAGAGAAAAGACAG GGCTGTAATAAGAGCACCGTACCAAGTGAACCAACAGCCAGAGCCTGCTTCTAAAGCAAGTGGAAGCAGCTCAGCCAATGAGCCGGAGTCCGTGCCCATGCCCGTGCCCGAGCTCGTGCCAGAAGCGGAAGCTGAAGAAGGCTTTCCACGACATCTCGATCTCAACTTATGA